The proteins below come from a single Pseudomonas chlororaphis genomic window:
- a CDS encoding transcriptional regulator codes for MISRIPSLNGLKAFESAARHMSFTKAAEELNVTQTAVSHQIRRLEEELGVRLFLRLKDGLALSREGQAYFPGIRSAFHELRHCTEALLETRNHSVLTISTLVSFASKWLLPRLASFQQAFPGIDVRITASTELVDFRKTGIDAAIRYGAGDWQGLRADWLMCDEIFPVCSPRLLEGSGALRNPGDLASHTLLQVSGQTQGDWNAWLEAAAQPARLAEGSRLTFDLAMMAVQAAVDGLGVCIGRSTYVEDDLKAGRLVVPFDLKLKSDFGFYLVSPHETAGTQTVQAFRTWLLEQVRGPDRPAFSDLGG; via the coding sequence ATGATCAGCAGAATTCCCTCCCTCAATGGCCTGAAGGCGTTCGAATCGGCCGCCAGGCACATGAGCTTTACCAAGGCTGCCGAAGAGCTGAACGTGACACAGACCGCCGTCAGCCATCAGATCCGGCGGCTCGAAGAGGAGTTGGGCGTGCGTTTGTTCCTGCGGCTCAAGGACGGGCTGGCCCTGAGCCGTGAGGGCCAGGCTTACTTTCCCGGCATTCGTTCGGCGTTCCACGAGCTGCGCCATTGCACCGAGGCACTGCTGGAGACGCGCAATCACAGCGTGCTGACGATCAGCACCCTGGTTTCATTTGCTTCCAAGTGGCTGTTGCCGCGATTGGCGTCGTTCCAGCAGGCGTTTCCCGGCATCGATGTGCGTATCACTGCGTCCACCGAGTTGGTGGACTTTCGCAAAACGGGCATTGATGCTGCTATCCGCTACGGGGCCGGTGACTGGCAGGGACTGCGGGCCGACTGGCTGATGTGCGACGAGATCTTCCCGGTGTGCAGCCCGCGGTTGCTGGAGGGCTCCGGCGCCTTGCGCAACCCGGGCGATCTGGCCAGCCATACCTTGTTGCAGGTCAGTGGGCAGACCCAGGGCGACTGGAACGCCTGGCTGGAGGCCGCCGCCCAGCCGGCGCGGCTTGCCGAGGGCTCACGCCTGACATTCGACCTGGCGATGATGGCGGTGCAAGCTGCGGTGGATGGCTTGGGGGTGTGCATCGGGCGCTCGACGTACGTCGAGGACGACCTCAAGGCCGGGCGCTTGGTAGTGCCCTTTGACCTGAAGTTGAAATCCGATTTCGGTTTCTATCTCGTGAGCCCCCATGAAACGGCCGGGACCCAAACGGTGCAGGCGTTCAGGACCTGGCTGCTGGAGCAGGTCAGAGGCCCCGACAGACCTGCATTCAGTGATTTGGGCGGGTGA
- a CDS encoding glutathione S-transferase — MKLYFAPMTCSLSPHIVLRELGLPFELVRVDNQTKRTADGLDFLSINPKGYVAALALDDGNVLTEGPAIVQYLADQVPGNSLAPANGTWERVRLQEWLNFIATEIHSGCAPLFNAGMAASAKVIFREKLSRRFDYLNRALEQQAYLMGRFGLADSYLFSVLKWLPRLGIEISNWPALMAFMERIEARPCVQAAMAAEAA, encoded by the coding sequence ATGAAACTGTACTTTGCCCCCATGACCTGTTCATTGTCCCCGCACATCGTCCTGCGGGAACTGGGCCTGCCATTCGAGTTGGTCCGGGTCGACAACCAGACCAAGCGCACCGCCGACGGGCTGGACTTCCTGAGCATCAATCCCAAGGGCTATGTCGCGGCCCTGGCGCTGGATGACGGCAACGTGTTGACCGAAGGACCGGCCATCGTCCAGTACCTGGCCGACCAAGTCCCGGGCAACTCCCTTGCGCCGGCCAATGGCACCTGGGAACGGGTGCGCTTGCAGGAGTGGCTGAATTTCATTGCCACCGAGATCCACAGCGGTTGCGCGCCACTGTTCAACGCCGGCATGGCCGCCTCGGCCAAGGTCATCTTCCGGGAAAAACTGTCCAGGCGTTTCGACTACCTGAACCGGGCTCTCGAACAACAGGCGTACCTGATGGGCCGCTTCGGCTTGGCCGACAGCTATCTGTTCAGCGTACTCAAATGGTTGCCACGGCTCGGCATCGAGATCAGCAACTGGCCGGCGCTGATGGCGTTCATGGAGCGTATCGAAGCACGCCCCTGCGTCCAGGCGGCCATGGCCGCCGAAGCAGCCTGA
- a CDS encoding diguanylate phosphodiesterase: MTEHSPRQTFKSLGCAECRDHEALGFDFTMAFQPIFNLRTGAAFAYEALVRGINGESASDILGQVNDGNRYRFDQACRVKAIEEATRLGLLDLPRCLLSINFLPNAVYRAETCIRATLEAARLANFPLDRLMFEVTEGEKVDDPDHLKSIFTEYERQGFTTAIDDFGSGYSGLNLLAMFQPQVLKIDMALTRGIDQDPVKQAIVEGILLVARRLGILVIAEGVETPGESAALVGLGIELMQGYLYARPEIGRLPTCRFDVT; the protein is encoded by the coding sequence ATGACCGAACACTCCCCCCGTCAAACCTTCAAGTCCCTTGGCTGTGCCGAGTGCCGCGACCATGAGGCGCTCGGGTTCGATTTCACCATGGCGTTCCAGCCGATCTTCAATCTGCGAACCGGCGCTGCGTTTGCCTATGAAGCACTGGTCAGAGGGATCAACGGTGAATCGGCGAGCGACATCCTGGGGCAGGTGAATGACGGCAACCGCTACCGGTTCGACCAGGCATGTCGCGTAAAGGCGATCGAAGAGGCTACCCGGTTGGGCCTTCTGGACCTCCCTCGATGCCTGCTGAGCATCAACTTCCTGCCCAACGCTGTTTACCGGGCCGAGACCTGCATCCGGGCTACGCTGGAGGCGGCGCGCCTGGCCAATTTTCCATTGGATCGGTTGATGTTCGAAGTCACCGAGGGCGAGAAAGTCGACGACCCTGACCACCTCAAGTCGATCTTCACCGAATACGAGCGCCAGGGGTTCACCACCGCGATCGATGATTTCGGCTCCGGCTATTCGGGTCTCAACCTGTTGGCGATGTTCCAGCCGCAGGTGCTGAAGATCGATATGGCGCTGACCCGTGGCATCGACCAGGATCCGGTGAAACAGGCCATTGTCGAAGGGATTCTCCTGGTGGCCAGGCGCCTGGGGATCCTGGTCATTGCCGAAGGGGTCGAGACCCCAGGGGAAAGCGCCGCGCTGGTGGGGCTGGGCATCGAGCTGATGCAAGGCTACCTGTACGCGCGGCCGGAAATAGGGCGCCTGCCCACCTGCCGTTTCGATGTGACGTAG
- a CDS encoding amino acid permease, with the protein MTSKPSRTPLRRAVTGPLLFLFILGDVLGAGVYALAGTIAGQVGGAIWVPLLVALFFAMLTAGSYAELVTKYPQAGAASVFAEKAFRSPFLSFLVGFCMLAAAVTSAAGLSLAFAGDYLATFTHVPPHIAALVFLVMIALLNARGIKESLGANLVMTLIELSGLILVIVAAAWFFRSGDAHLHSALQFKPGVSPWLAVLSAALLAFYSFVGFETSANLAEEIRDVRKVYPRALFAALLTAGVVYMAVGVAAASVLPMEELVATSAPLLEVVRASGLSVSPRVFAFIALVAVANGALLTMIMASRLAYGMACQGLLPGGLARVLRKRRTPWVAIIATTLVSIALTLTGSLATLAETVVLLLLFVFLSTNLAVLVLRRDPVAQAHFRVPTWVPLLAIVSCLVLLSQQSLETWLRGGALVGVGGLLYLCTRMAMPVAVKPG; encoded by the coding sequence GTGACCTCCAAACCCTCCAGAACCCCATTGCGGCGAGCCGTGACCGGACCTTTGTTGTTTCTCTTCATCCTTGGCGATGTGCTGGGTGCCGGTGTCTACGCGCTGGCCGGGACCATCGCTGGACAGGTGGGGGGAGCGATCTGGGTGCCTTTATTGGTGGCGCTGTTCTTCGCCATGCTTACTGCCGGCTCGTATGCGGAGCTGGTTACGAAGTACCCGCAGGCCGGCGCGGCGTCGGTGTTCGCCGAAAAGGCGTTCCGCTCGCCGTTTCTTTCCTTTCTGGTCGGCTTTTGCATGCTGGCCGCGGCGGTGACCAGTGCAGCCGGCCTTTCGTTGGCGTTCGCGGGCGATTACCTGGCGACCTTCACTCACGTCCCGCCCCACATCGCTGCCCTGGTGTTCCTGGTGATGATCGCCTTGTTGAATGCCCGGGGAATCAAGGAGTCCCTGGGGGCAAACCTGGTCATGACCCTCATCGAGCTGTCGGGCCTGATACTGGTCATCGTCGCCGCGGCCTGGTTTTTCCGTTCCGGCGATGCCCATCTGCACAGTGCGCTGCAATTCAAACCGGGCGTCAGCCCATGGCTGGCGGTGTTGAGCGCGGCATTACTGGCGTTCTATTCGTTCGTCGGATTCGAAACCTCGGCCAATCTCGCCGAAGAAATACGCGACGTGCGTAAGGTCTATCCGCGCGCTTTGTTTGCCGCGTTGCTCACCGCCGGCGTGGTTTACATGGCCGTGGGCGTCGCGGCTGCCTCGGTGCTGCCCATGGAAGAATTGGTCGCTACTTCGGCGCCTTTGCTGGAAGTCGTCCGCGCCTCGGGGTTGAGCGTTTCGCCGCGGGTCTTTGCCTTCATCGCCCTGGTCGCCGTGGCCAATGGCGCGCTGCTGACCATGATCATGGCCAGCCGACTGGCCTATGGGATGGCCTGCCAGGGCTTACTGCCGGGGGGCTTGGCGCGAGTCCTGCGCAAAAGGCGCACACCGTGGGTCGCGATCATCGCCACCACCCTGGTCTCCATCGCGTTGACGCTGACAGGCTCTCTCGCCACATTGGCCGAGACCGTCGTGCTCTTGCTGCTTTTTGTTTTCCTCAGCACCAACCTGGCGGTGTTGGTGCTGCGCCGCGATCCGGTGGCGCAAGCGCATTTTCGGGTGCCCACTTGGGTGCCCCTCCTTGCGATCGTCTCGTGCCTGGTCTTGCTCAGCCAGCAAAGCCTGGAAACCTGGTTGCGCGGCGGCGCCCTGGTCGGTGTGGGAGGTCTGCTGTATCTGTGCACGCGAATGGCAATGCCTGTGGCCGTAAAACCCGGCTAG
- a CDS encoding AraC family transcriptional regulator — protein MSLMHRRNRLPPPQPEPIRRIEAGPWAIELLPGCAYATRYVATQASIGFAFDSQCGLHAIGSDRVHPFEAMPNGLAFVPVGCDVFSESPQGGEYLRILRTDGVALEGERAFNNRIDSPAIALAHRMRNALLQASAQDDWESWALGLAERVTGHERLPAPPPGSITGRRMRLLDEFIDAGLAGPLGVPAMAALLGLSEGYFIRAFKLATGKSPHSYLIDRRLAKARTLMTDTSARLTEIALACGFNSQAHMTTLFRQRLGVSPAQLRGHSRS, from the coding sequence ATGTCGCTCATGCACCGCCGCAATCGCCTGCCGCCGCCCCAACCCGAACCGATCCGGCGTATCGAGGCAGGCCCCTGGGCGATTGAATTGCTGCCGGGCTGCGCCTACGCGACCCGCTATGTCGCAACCCAAGCCTCGATCGGCTTCGCCTTCGACAGCCAGTGCGGCCTGCACGCCATCGGCAGCGACCGGGTGCATCCGTTCGAGGCCATGCCCAACGGCCTGGCCTTCGTCCCAGTGGGGTGTGATGTGTTCTCCGAATCGCCCCAGGGCGGTGAATACCTGCGGATCCTGCGCACCGACGGCGTTGCGCTGGAGGGTGAGCGGGCCTTCAACAATCGCATCGACTCGCCGGCCATTGCCCTCGCCCACCGCATGCGCAACGCGCTGTTGCAGGCTTCGGCGCAGGATGACTGGGAATCCTGGGCGTTGGGGTTGGCTGAACGGGTGACGGGCCACGAACGGTTGCCGGCGCCCCCTCCCGGCTCGATCACCGGCCGACGCATGCGCCTGCTCGACGAGTTCATTGACGCAGGTCTCGCCGGCCCGCTCGGCGTACCGGCGATGGCAGCGCTGCTGGGGTTGTCCGAAGGCTATTTCATCCGGGCATTCAAGCTCGCGACGGGAAAAAGCCCCCACAGCTACCTGATCGACCGACGCCTGGCCAAGGCCCGGACCTTGATGACCGACACGAGCGCCAGGCTGACCGAGATCGCCCTCGCCTGCGGCTTCAATTCCCAGGCGCACATGACGACGCTCTTCAGGCAGCGCCTGGGCGTCAGTCCGGCACAGCTACGCGGGCACTCCAGAAGTTGA
- a CDS encoding 6-aminohexanoate hydrolase yields the protein MKPSEYAGYDALGLADLIANGQVTQAEVREAALGAIEQLNPRINAVVEVWKDEPLATAGPFKGVPFLVKDLGLTAQGRLNELGSRLAAGCVAAEDSNLMIRLRQAGLVTLGRTSTPELAASTTTEAAYSGPTRNPWDLSRSAGGSSGGSAAAVAAGMVPAAHATDGGGSIRVPAAATGLFGLKPSRGRISMGPAVDEVWAGLAVHGVVSRTVRDSAALLDAMEGAAVGDPFEIARPAHSWLSQTTREPGALRIGLLLHPLNGTRCVEPVAQATREVAVQLEGMGHRVEEVDLDIGLGWEGFVELNARFWSANTAAWVNALAAATGRAVDASTLEPATLALHRLGSQLTALDLIEAMHLRNLVTRRMGHFFSQYDILLNPTLPALPPLIGHYNEGQALLDGRGWMDRVFSHSPFTALANVTGSPSMSMPLAVDRHSGLPIGLQFSAGFGREAPLLRLAAQLERALPWAGRTPGAWVASSTSGVPA from the coding sequence ATGAAACCCTCTGAATATGCAGGATATGACGCCCTTGGCCTGGCCGATCTGATTGCCAACGGCCAAGTCACCCAGGCCGAGGTAAGAGAGGCGGCATTGGGCGCCATCGAACAGCTCAACCCCAGGATCAACGCGGTGGTCGAGGTGTGGAAGGATGAACCCCTGGCCACCGCAGGCCCGTTCAAGGGCGTGCCGTTCTTGGTAAAGGACTTGGGCCTGACCGCCCAGGGTCGCCTGAACGAGTTGGGCAGTCGCCTGGCCGCCGGATGCGTCGCCGCTGAAGACTCCAACCTGATGATTCGCCTGCGCCAGGCCGGCCTGGTGACCCTGGGCCGCACCAGCACGCCGGAGTTGGCGGCCAGCACCACCACCGAAGCCGCGTATTCGGGCCCAACCCGCAACCCTTGGGATTTGAGCCGCAGCGCCGGAGGCTCCAGTGGGGGTTCGGCCGCTGCCGTTGCCGCCGGCATGGTGCCCGCTGCCCATGCCACCGATGGCGGTGGCTCGATTCGCGTTCCGGCCGCCGCCACCGGGTTGTTCGGACTCAAGCCCAGCCGAGGCCGAATCTCCATGGGCCCGGCAGTGGACGAGGTATGGGCCGGGCTTGCCGTCCATGGTGTTGTCAGTCGAACCGTGCGCGACAGCGCCGCCTTGCTGGATGCCATGGAAGGGGCGGCCGTGGGGGATCCGTTCGAGATCGCTCGGCCAGCGCATTCCTGGCTTTCACAAACGACGCGCGAACCGGGGGCGCTGCGCATCGGCTTGTTGCTGCACCCACTCAACGGAACCCGTTGCGTCGAGCCGGTCGCCCAGGCCACGCGGGAGGTGGCGGTGCAACTGGAGGGCATGGGGCACCGTGTCGAGGAAGTCGATCTCGACATCGGCCTGGGTTGGGAAGGGTTCGTGGAACTGAACGCGCGCTTCTGGTCCGCCAATACCGCCGCCTGGGTCAACGCCCTCGCGGCGGCCACCGGGCGTGCGGTCGATGCCAGCACACTGGAGCCGGCCACGCTGGCGTTGCACCGGCTGGGCAGCCAACTCACCGCCCTGGATCTGATCGAGGCCATGCACCTGCGCAACCTCGTGACCCGTCGCATGGGGCACTTCTTTAGCCAGTACGACATCCTGCTGAACCCGACCCTACCAGCGCTGCCCCCGTTGATAGGTCACTACAACGAAGGCCAGGCGCTGCTGGACGGGCGGGGCTGGATGGATCGAGTCTTCAGCCATTCGCCCTTTACCGCCTTGGCGAATGTGACCGGTTCGCCCTCGATGTCCATGCCGCTGGCGGTCGATCGGCACAGCGGCCTGCCGATCGGCTTGCAGTTTAGCGCGGGGTTCGGTCGTGAGGCCCCGTTGCTGCGCCTGGCAGCGCAGTTGGAACGAGCGTTGCCCTGGGCGGGTCGCACACCCGGGGCCTGGGTTGCCTCGTCAACTTCTGGAGTGCCCGCGTAG